The proteins below are encoded in one region of Pseudomonas putida NBRC 14164:
- a CDS encoding F0F1 ATP synthase subunit I, translating to MEIRTPNRLPFHRWAVFPVLLAQFVVLLLATLVLWQWKGAVSGYSGLCGGLIAWLPNVYFAWKAFRFSGARAAQAIVKSFYAGEAGKMILTAVLFALTFAGVKPLAPLAVFGVFVLTLLVSWFAPLLMNKRLSRP from the coding sequence ATGGAAATCCGCACGCCAAACCGCCTGCCTTTCCATCGCTGGGCGGTTTTTCCGGTACTGCTGGCTCAATTCGTCGTACTGCTGCTGGCAACCCTGGTGTTGTGGCAGTGGAAAGGGGCGGTCAGTGGATATTCAGGCCTTTGCGGAGGTTTGATTGCGTGGCTGCCCAATGTGTATTTCGCCTGGAAGGCTTTTCGCTTCAGCGGAGCTCGGGCAGCACAAGCCATCGTCAAGTCGTTCTACGCTGGCGAGGCAGGCAAGATGATTTTGACGGCAGTGCTTTTTGCACTGACCTTCGCAGGAGTGAAGCCACTGGCGCCGTTAGCAGTATTCGGCGTCTTCGTGTTGACCCTTTTGGTCAGCTGGTTCGCGCCCCTGCTGATGAATAAAAGACTTTCGAGACCTTAG